In Toxotes jaculatrix isolate fToxJac2 chromosome 12, fToxJac2.pri, whole genome shotgun sequence, the following are encoded in one genomic region:
- the adssl gene encoding adenylosuccinate synthase, like: MASDNTKTNLNGQKTVSQNGEPAVKRPRESVHQESLLDNQKEPRNKVTVVLGAQWGDEGKGKVVDLLAMDADIVCRCQGGNNAGHTVVVDSVEYDFHLLPSGVLNKKAVSFIGNGVVIHLPGLFEEAKKNLQKGKGLQGWEDRLKISDRAHIVFNFHQAVDGIQEQQRQQQEGTNLGTTKKGIGPAYSSKAARNGLRVCDLVADFKVFEDKFRVLAEHFLAMYPNLNIDIDSELEQLKEYAAKLRPLVTDGVYFMHTALTGPSKKILVEGANAALLDIDFGTYPFVTSSNCTVGGVCTGLGVPPSYVGRVYGVVKAYTTRVGVGAFPTEQDNEIGALLQSRGREFGVTTGRRRRCGWLDLILVRYAHMVNGFSAIALTKLDILDTLPEIKVGVAYKSDGQPLPSFPANMDVLTRVTVEYKTLEGWCCSTEAARSFEDLPKQAQDYIQFIEDFLQVPVKWVGVGKSRESMIKLF; the protein is encoded by the exons ATGGCATCCGACAATACCAAGACGAACCTTAACGGTCAAAAGACCGTCTCCCAGAACGGGGAACCGGCCGTTAAGCGGCCACGGGAGAGTGTCCATCAGGAGTCTTTGCTCGACAACCAGAAAGAGCCCCGGAACAAAGTGACCGTTGTGCTCGGAGCACAGTGGGGCGACGAGGGCAAGGGAAAAGTAGTGGACTTGCTCGCAATGGACGCGGATATTGTATGCAGGTGTCAG GGAGGAAACAATGCGGGTCACACAGTGGTGGTGGACTCAGTGGAGTATGACTTTCACCTGCTGCCCAGTGGGGTGCTCAACAAGAAGGCTGTGTCCTTCATTG GCAACGGAGTGGTGATACACCTGCCTGGTCTGTTTGAGGAGGCTAAGAAGAACCTGCAGAAAGGCAAAG GATTGCAAGGATGGGAGGATAGATTAAAGATTTCTGATCGTGCCCACATTG TTTTCAACTTCCATCAAGCTGTTGATGGAATCCAGGAGCAGCAGCGACAGCAACAAGAAGGGACAAA TTTGGGAACTACTAAAAAGGGTATCGGTCCTGCCTACTCCTCCAAAGCTGCTCGCAACGGCCTGCGAGTCTGTGACCTTGTTGCAGATTTCAAGGTTTTTGAGGACAa GTTTCGAGTGTTGGCAGAACATTTCCTGGCCATGTATCCAAACCTTAACATTGACATTGACAGTGAACTGGAGCAGCTGAAG GAATATGCTGCGAAACTGCGCCCTCTGGTGACCGATGGTGTGTACTTCATGCACACAGCTCTTACTGGACCCAGTAAGAAGATCCTGGTGGAGGGAGCCAACGCTGCTCTCCTGGATATTGACTTCG GGACGTATCCTTTCGTGACGTCTTCTAACTGCACCGTGGGAGGAGTGTGCACCGGCCTGGGCGTGCCCCCGTCATACGTCGGCCGAGTATACGGTGTCGTCAAAGCGTACACCACACGGGTGGGCGTCGGTGCTTTCCCGACAGAGCAGGATAAT GAGATCGGGGCGCTGTTGCAGTCCAGGGGGAGAGAGTTTGGTGTGACGACGGGCAGAAGGAGGCGTTGTGGTTGGCTGGACCTGATTTTGGTCAGATACGCCCACATGGTCAACGGCTTCTCTGC AATTGCTCTAACGAAGTTGGACATTTTGGACACACTGCCGGAAATTAAGGTTGGCGTGGCCTACAAAAGTGACGGACAACCTCTGCCGAGTTTCCCTG CAAACATGGACGTTTTGACGCGGGTGACAGTGGAGTACAAGACGTTGGAAGGCTGGTGCTGCAGCACTGAGGCTGCTCGGAGCTTCGAGGACCTGCCGAAACAGGCACAGGATTACATTCAGTTCATTGAGGACTTCCTGCAAGTGCCGG tgaaatggGTTGGAGTCGGCAAGTCCAGAGAGAGCATGATCAAACTGTTTTGA